The following coding sequences are from one Paenibacillus sp. FSL R5-0912 window:
- the cobA gene encoding uroporphyrinogen-III C-methyltransferase, translating into MKQGSISIVGAGPGDPELITVKALRRIQCADVILYDRLVNEELLGYAKSDVLRIYCGKAPGLHSMPQESTQQLMINYAAAGCHVVRLKGGDPFVFGRGGEEALEAAAAGIPYEVIPGITSAIGAAASAGIPLTHRGLAASFAIVTGSRCHDQDSPVRWDALAHSVDTLVIYMGVSKLGEICDQLLKHGKDPLTPIALIENGTTVRERTVTGTLGSIGKLAAAMRISNPAIIIIGEVVKVREELLSLEKAVRSQIG; encoded by the coding sequence ATGAAGCAGGGCAGCATATCCATTGTCGGTGCAGGCCCCGGTGATCCCGAGCTGATTACAGTCAAGGCACTGCGGCGTATTCAGTGTGCAGATGTGATTCTGTATGACCGCCTGGTGAATGAAGAGCTGCTGGGCTATGCCAAAAGCGATGTTCTGCGCATCTACTGCGGCAAAGCACCCGGACTTCACTCGATGCCGCAGGAATCCACCCAACAGCTGATGATCAACTATGCTGCAGCCGGATGTCATGTGGTACGCCTGAAAGGCGGAGACCCGTTTGTCTTCGGACGGGGCGGGGAGGAAGCGCTGGAAGCCGCCGCTGCAGGAATCCCATACGAAGTAATTCCAGGGATCACCTCGGCGATCGGTGCAGCAGCTTCTGCCGGCATCCCGCTGACCCATCGCGGTTTGGCAGCCTCATTCGCTATCGTGACCGGCAGCCGCTGCCATGATCAGGACTCTCCGGTACGATGGGATGCACTTGCCCATAGTGTGGACACTCTTGTCATCTATATGGGAGTCAGCAAACTGGGCGAGATTTGTGATCAGCTGCTTAAGCACGGGAAAGATCCGCTGACACCTATTGCACTGATTGAGAACGGGACAACAGTGCGCGAACGGACGGTGACCGGAACGCTCGGCAGTATTGGCAAACTGGCAGCGGCGATGAGAATCAGCAATCCTGCCATCATCATTATTGGCGAAGTGGTTAAGGTAAGAGAGGAACTACTCAGCCTGGAAAAGGCAGTGCGCTCACAGATCGGCTAA
- a CDS encoding iron-sulfur cluster biosynthesis family protein: MQIQLNPLTEERLTQSLAGQPGQFKMFYDTEDCGCNGVLVIRIVSGPSPTDIVFQTEPFTFLCDRQQESLFDEIMRLEAEEGYPAYKLTSDSTLFGSNIRVQDARN; encoded by the coding sequence ATGCAAATACAACTAAACCCGCTTACTGAAGAACGTCTTACGCAGAGTCTTGCCGGCCAGCCCGGGCAATTCAAAATGTTCTATGATACGGAGGATTGCGGCTGTAATGGCGTTCTGGTCATCCGGATTGTAAGCGGTCCTTCCCCGACGGATATCGTATTTCAAACCGAACCCTTCACCTTTCTGTGTGACCGGCAGCAGGAATCCCTATTCGATGAGATCATGCGACTGGAAGCAGAGGAAGGCTACCCGGCCTACAAACTGACAAGCGATTCTACTTTGTTCGGCAGTAATATCAGGGTGCAGGATGCACGCAACTAA
- a CDS encoding sedoheptulokinase: MIMIGLDIGTTSISGLLYDLETRTVLHSTTEEQVSKPFSLNHEWERLQEPGIILQQAERILGFLLSRGPEAAGIGLTGQMHGIVYIDQSGNPLGPLYTWQDGRGNLPCRAGDSLTYAQQLSRLTGYRIAPGYGLATHYYNLQHQLVPEHAVRFCTIADYIAMRLANSVVPLIDATQAAGIGGYSLETGAFDITALMQAGIDVTILPPVVPSGTAIGTTLQGIPVYTSLGDNQASFLGSVPQPADSLLLNIGTGSQLSAWLPEYNPAPSAMEVRPYPGGGVLMVGAALSGGRSYALLEGFFRQLITAYTGEAPADIYSLLAQLLAEEPADGMTAGLKVNTQFLGTRADPGKRGSIEGITLDNFTPAGLSHAFLQGMIDELYGFLKDLEQQGAKGFTRLIGSGNALRSNPVLCAKAEAAFGVPLTAGAQMEEAAVGAALCAGVGSGVISSFKDAGAFLRDIYL, translated from the coding sequence ATGATCATGATCGGACTGGATATCGGAACCACCTCAATTTCCGGATTGCTCTACGATCTGGAGACACGAACCGTCCTGCATTCGACGACAGAGGAACAGGTAAGTAAACCCTTCAGCCTGAATCATGAATGGGAACGTCTGCAAGAGCCGGGGATTATTCTGCAGCAGGCTGAACGTATCCTTGGTTTCCTGCTGTCAAGGGGGCCGGAAGCAGCAGGAATCGGCCTGACCGGGCAGATGCACGGGATTGTATATATAGACCAGAGCGGGAATCCTCTGGGCCCGCTCTATACGTGGCAGGATGGCAGAGGAAATCTGCCTTGCAGGGCGGGTGACAGCCTCACTTATGCGCAGCAGCTTAGCAGGCTAACCGGATATCGTATAGCTCCCGGCTACGGACTAGCCACTCACTATTATAATTTGCAGCATCAGCTGGTGCCTGAGCATGCAGTCCGATTCTGCACGATTGCGGATTACATCGCGATGAGGCTGGCGAACAGCGTGGTACCTCTAATTGATGCAACGCAGGCGGCTGGCATCGGGGGCTACAGCTTGGAGACAGGTGCTTTTGATATCACTGCGCTTATGCAGGCCGGAATTGATGTGACGATATTGCCGCCGGTTGTCCCTTCCGGAACCGCAATCGGTACAACACTACAGGGAATACCGGTGTATACTTCGCTCGGTGACAATCAGGCCAGCTTCCTGGGCAGCGTACCGCAGCCCGCCGATTCATTGCTGCTGAACATCGGCACAGGAAGCCAGCTGTCGGCCTGGCTTCCTGAATACAACCCTGCTCCATCAGCAATGGAGGTGCGTCCTTATCCGGGCGGTGGAGTACTCATGGTAGGGGCTGCGCTTAGCGGCGGCAGGTCGTATGCTCTGCTGGAAGGCTTCTTCCGGCAGCTGATCACAGCTTACACAGGAGAAGCACCTGCAGATATCTATTCTCTGCTGGCCCAGTTGCTTGCGGAAGAGCCAGCAGATGGTATGACCGCCGGACTAAAGGTGAATACACAGTTTCTGGGTACAAGAGCAGATCCGGGCAAGCGCGGCAGCATCGAGGGAATCACTCTGGATAACTTCACACCTGCCGGACTGTCCCATGCTTTTCTCCAAGGTATGATTGATGAATTATACGGCTTCCTGAAGGATCTTGAGCAGCAGGGGGCGAAGGGGTTCACCCGCCTCATAGGTTCCGGTAATGCATTGCGGAGTAATCCGGTGCTGTGTGCCAAGGCTGAAGCAGCATTCGGAGTACCGCTAACAGCTGGTGCGCAAATGGAAGAAGCTGCGGTAGGGGCGGCTCTATGTGCCGGTGTGGGCAGCGGGGTGATCTCCAGTTTCAAGGATGCTGGTGCTTTTCTTAGGGATATTTATCTTTGA
- a CDS encoding class I SAM-dependent methyltransferase: MKQKESSLTSKVAAFGRAYHSKYDTPKIFDDYLAQDLISPQEFSDISKNMVQGIPFFNTDIANQHQDDPDAILKWITHVQLSPTPLARAAYCEAILLHELILGLKQYVILGAGLDTFGYRHPELKDQLEIFEVDYPATQEFKKQRLSDAGLEVPVNLHFVPMDFTREFSSSNLIGRGFDPQAKTFFSLLGVSYYLTKEENASLITELFNGLPAGSSILLDYADERLFEEKGLSGRVEKMVQMAAASGEPMKSCFAYHEMEQLLEQAGLLIYEHLSPAEINDRFFSNRSDALTAFETIHYLHAIKK, encoded by the coding sequence TTGAAGCAGAAAGAGTCCAGTTTAACTTCCAAAGTAGCAGCGTTTGGCCGAGCCTATCACAGTAAATATGACACACCCAAAATTTTTGATGATTATTTGGCCCAAGACTTGATTTCACCGCAGGAGTTTTCAGACATCAGCAAGAATATGGTGCAGGGCATCCCTTTTTTCAACACAGACATTGCAAATCAACATCAGGATGATCCGGACGCCATTCTGAAATGGATTACACATGTACAGCTGTCCCCGACACCGCTCGCGCGTGCTGCATACTGTGAGGCCATATTACTGCATGAGCTGATCTTAGGATTGAAGCAGTATGTCATCCTTGGAGCCGGACTTGATACCTTTGGCTACCGTCATCCTGAATTGAAAGACCAGCTGGAGATCTTTGAAGTGGATTATCCGGCTACACAGGAGTTCAAGAAGCAGAGGCTCAGTGACGCCGGGTTGGAAGTTCCGGTCAATCTTCACTTTGTACCTATGGATTTCACCAGGGAATTCTCTTCTTCCAATCTGATTGGGCGGGGGTTTGATCCACAAGCCAAGACCTTCTTCAGCCTGCTGGGTGTATCCTACTACCTGACGAAAGAGGAGAACGCCAGCCTGATTACTGAATTGTTCAACGGTCTCCCGGCAGGCAGTTCTATTCTACTGGATTATGCGGATGAGCGGCTTTTTGAAGAGAAGGGGCTGTCGGGCCGGGTGGAAAAGATGGTGCAGATGGCTGCCGCCAGCGGTGAGCCGATGAAATCCTGTTTCGCTTATCATGAAATGGAGCAGCTGCTGGAGCAAGCGGGTCTGCTTATTTATGAGCACTTATCCCCGGCGGAGATCAATGACAGGTTTTTCAGCAACCGGAGTGATGCTTTGACCGCCTTTGAGACGATTCATTATCTTCATGCAATCAAGAAATAA
- a CDS encoding GNAT family N-acetyltransferase yields MQSKGEECVHTGTQLIVTERLSLRPFLLQDAASMYGNWIGDPAVQSEYGEQACDTVNDVNELLTRWTAAYGNKDIYRWAIVLQEDGECIGQIAFCSIDHEHRIADIEYCIGQAYQRQGYASEALSAVIRYTFAETGLHRLQAFHRGRNSASGGVLRKAQMTYEGTLRQSFYYRETGEYDDRIYYGIIKGD; encoded by the coding sequence ATGCAGAGCAAAGGTGAAGAATGTGTACATACAGGGACCCAACTGATTGTTACGGAGCGTCTCAGTTTAAGGCCATTCCTATTGCAGGATGCAGCCAGCATGTACGGCAACTGGATTGGCGATCCGGCAGTTCAATCTGAATATGGAGAGCAGGCCTGCGATACTGTTAATGATGTGAATGAGCTGCTTACGCGCTGGACCGCCGCTTACGGCAATAAGGACATTTATAGATGGGCCATAGTGCTTCAGGAGGACGGAGAATGCATCGGGCAAATTGCCTTCTGCAGTATAGATCACGAACACCGGATTGCGGATATTGAATACTGCATCGGACAAGCTTACCAGCGGCAGGGATATGCCAGTGAAGCTTTGTCCGCTGTGATTAGATATACTTTTGCGGAGACGGGCCTGCACCGGCTGCAGGCTTTTCACCGCGGGAGGAATAGTGCTTCCGGAGGCGTGCTGCGTAAGGCGCAAATGACGTACGAAGGCACGCTCAGGCAGAGCTTTTATTACAGGGAAACCGGAGAATATGATGACAGAATCTATTATGGAATTATAAAAGGGGACTAG
- a CDS encoding AAA family ATPase, with translation MNKLVFFLGPGGAGKTTLAKTIAARRPASVFDMDILLRPAATAIMTMRGLDPDDRDSDEYKSLCRDLGYRITMDAALDNIGLQSDIFVVGPFTKEAADPEWIVRELSRIGRTLEEVEVKVVMVSLPDAAAFRERLEGRQSPLDAWKFAHWDEFSASLGSRTVAWPLPASQVAQIDNSHPDRNVAAAAVEAFIYGAGAGTA, from the coding sequence ATGAACAAACTTGTTTTTTTCCTCGGTCCGGGCGGGGCCGGCAAAACAACACTGGCCAAAACCATAGCAGCCCGGCGCCCGGCCTCTGTATTCGATATGGATATTCTGCTGCGTCCGGCAGCTACAGCGATCATGACTATGCGTGGACTGGACCCCGATGACAGGGATTCGGATGAATATAAAAGCTTATGCCGAGACCTGGGGTACCGGATTACGATGGACGCTGCACTGGACAATATCGGACTACAAAGCGATATATTCGTCGTAGGTCCCTTCACCAAAGAAGCGGCCGACCCGGAGTGGATCGTGCGTGAACTGTCGCGCATCGGACGTACACTGGAGGAGGTCGAGGTCAAAGTTGTGATGGTCAGTCTTCCGGATGCGGCAGCGTTCCGTGAACGGCTTGAGGGCAGACAATCCCCTCTGGACGCCTGGAAGTTCGCACACTGGGATGAGTTCAGCGCTTCCCTGGGCAGCCGCACCGTGGCATGGCCGCTTCCGGCTTCGCAGGTGGCACAGATTGATAATTCCCATCCGGACAGGAACGTTGCTGCTGCGGCTGTGGAAGCTTTTATTTACGGAGCAGGTGCAGGGACTGCCTAG
- a CDS encoding GNAT family N-acetyltransferase: protein MMNIRYIERRDNAAIEGIIRECLIEFGGNREGLAWADDSMHDLYTYYNSAANRAYWIVEEDGEVLGGCGIAPFDEENGICELQKMYLSSAIRGQGVAADLLGTALAFARQHYGRCYLETLQTMQAAGRFYVKHGFGLLDAPLAGSEHYACDAWYIKELS, encoded by the coding sequence ATGATGAATATCAGATACATAGAGCGAAGAGATAATGCGGCCATTGAAGGGATTATCCGGGAATGTCTGATTGAATTCGGGGGCAACCGTGAGGGTCTCGCCTGGGCTGATGACAGCATGCATGACCTTTACACCTATTACAATAGTGCTGCGAACAGGGCTTACTGGATTGTTGAAGAAGATGGAGAGGTGCTTGGCGGCTGCGGAATTGCACCTTTTGATGAGGAGAACGGGATCTGTGAGCTGCAGAAAATGTATCTGTCATCCGCCATCCGCGGCCAAGGAGTTGCTGCAGATCTATTAGGGACGGCGCTGGCATTCGCCAGGCAGCATTACGGCAGATGTTATCTGGAGACGCTGCAGACCATGCAGGCCGCAGGCCGCTTTTATGTCAAACACGGTTTCGGGCTGCTGGATGCTCCGCTTGCCGGCTCAGAGCATTATGCCTGTGATGCCTGGTATATCAAAGAATTGTCTTAG
- a CDS encoding discoidin domain-containing protein produces MRNKYVLWSLVATLLISTLFMAAGPLTHSSAAGGQNLTLNKTITSSGQSQTYTPDNVKDSNQSTYWESTNDAFPQWIQVDLGGLTSIDQLVLKIPAGWETRTQTLAVQGSTNGSTFTDIVASAAYVFNPSAAGNSVTINFAATSTRYVRLLVTANTGWPAAQFSELEIYGASTPTATPAVTPTATPVPAGTYEAESAALSGGAKVNTDHAGYSGTGFVDGYLTQGPSTTFTVNVAAAGSRNVTLKYANASGSDKTLSIYVNGNKIRQSSLPNLANWDTWSTKAELLTLNSGSNTIAYKYDAGDTGNVNLDQIVVAAAVTATPTPTPTPTPAPTTAPSQTPVPTATVAPTSTTTPAPTATPVPTASPTPTATPVPTPTASPGGNIAIGKAISASSSTQNFVAGNANDNNTATYWEGSGNPSSLTLDLGANHNITSIVLKLNPATEWGTRTQNIQVLGHNQSTSTFSNLVSAQAYTFDPASGNTVTISVTATVKRVQINIASNSGAPAGQIAEFQVYGTPAPNPDLTITGMSWTPASPVETNEITLNAIVKNSGSAAAAASTVNFYLNNELAGSAPVAALAAGASATVSLNAGTRTAATYPLSAKVDETNLIIEQNDSNNSYSSPSSLVVAPVSSSDLVGTTSWTPGNPVAGNSVSFAVNLKNQGTTASAGGAHGITVVLKNSAGSTVQTFNGSYSGAIAAGASVNVSIPGTWSAVNGNYTVTTTIAADANEVTTKQVNNVNTVNLVVYALRGASVPYSRYDTQDATRGGSATLKSAPNFDQMLIASEASGQSYVALPSNGSYAQWTVRSGQGGAGVTMRFTMPDSADGMGLTGALDVYVNGTKAKTIPLTSYYSWQYFSGDQPGDAPGAGRPLFRFDEVHWKMDTPLQPGDTIRIQKNNGDSLEYGVDFLEIEPVPAAIARPANSVSVTDYGAVAGDGQDDLAAFNSAVTAAVAGNKSLYIPAGTFNLSSMWVIGSVSNMINNFTVTGAGFWHTNLQFTNPSAAGGGISLRILGKLDFSNVYMNSNLRSRYNQNAIYKGMMDNFGNNSVIHDVWIEHFECGMWVGDYARTPAIFANNLLVENSRIRNNLADGINYSQGTSNSTVRNTNVRNNGDDGLAVWPSNTFGAPDGVNNTFSYNTIENNWRAGGIAFFGGSGHKADHNYIIDTVGGSGIRLNTTFPGAHFNNNTGILFSDTTIINSGTSRDLYDGERGAIDLEASSDPIKNVTFTNIDIINTQRDAIQFGYGGGFSNIVFNNININGTGLDGVTTSRFSGAHKGAAIYTYTGNGSATFNNLTTSNIAYPSLYYIQTGFGLLIQ; encoded by the coding sequence ATGCGCAACAAGTATGTCTTATGGTCACTTGTAGCCACGCTGCTAATCTCAACTCTGTTTATGGCCGCCGGACCGCTGACACATTCATCAGCTGCCGGGGGACAGAATCTGACGCTTAACAAAACCATCACTTCCAGCGGCCAATCTCAGACGTATACGCCTGACAACGTCAAGGACAGCAACCAGAGCACCTATTGGGAAAGCACAAATGATGCTTTTCCCCAATGGATTCAGGTTGATCTGGGTGGACTCACCAGTATTGATCAGCTCGTGCTGAAGATACCTGCAGGCTGGGAAACACGCACGCAGACGCTAGCGGTACAAGGGAGTACGAACGGTTCCACCTTTACAGATATCGTGGCTTCGGCAGCTTATGTGTTTAATCCATCGGCTGCGGGCAACAGTGTTACGATTAACTTTGCAGCAACCAGTACGCGTTATGTGCGCCTGCTCGTAACCGCGAACACCGGATGGCCGGCAGCCCAGTTCTCTGAGCTTGAAATTTACGGTGCCAGCACTCCAACGGCCACCCCTGCAGTCACTCCTACTGCAACACCGGTTCCAGCAGGTACCTATGAAGCAGAATCTGCCGCACTCTCCGGCGGGGCGAAAGTGAATACAGATCATGCGGGTTACTCGGGCACGGGATTTGTTGACGGTTATCTGACCCAAGGACCGTCAACCACCTTCACGGTGAACGTAGCCGCAGCGGGTTCGCGGAATGTTACGCTGAAGTACGCCAATGCGAGCGGAAGCGATAAGACCCTCAGCATCTATGTTAATGGAAACAAAATTCGCCAGTCCAGCTTGCCTAATCTGGCGAACTGGGATACCTGGAGCACGAAGGCCGAGCTCCTGACGCTGAACTCCGGCAGTAATACCATCGCCTACAAATATGATGCAGGTGATACGGGGAACGTCAATCTGGATCAGATTGTTGTAGCGGCAGCAGTGACCGCCACACCAACACCTACACCTACACCTACACCAGCTCCTACAACGGCTCCATCACAAACACCGGTGCCTACGGCTACGGTGGCGCCTACTTCCACAACTACACCTGCGCCTACCGCAACCCCAGTTCCGACGGCATCTCCAACGCCGACCGCCACACCGGTTCCAACGCCAACGGCTTCCCCTGGAGGGAACATCGCCATTGGTAAGGCAATCAGCGCATCCTCCAGCACACAGAATTTCGTTGCCGGTAATGCCAACGACAACAATACGGCTACTTACTGGGAAGGAAGCGGTAATCCAAGCTCGCTCACGCTTGATCTCGGTGCCAATCATAACATCACTTCGATTGTACTGAAGCTGAACCCGGCCACGGAATGGGGGACACGGACTCAGAATATTCAAGTACTAGGACATAATCAGAGCACGTCAACCTTCAGCAATCTGGTCTCCGCTCAGGCGTATACGTTCGACCCAGCCAGCGGAAATACGGTGACGATTTCCGTTACGGCAACCGTCAAGCGTGTCCAGATCAATATTGCTTCCAATTCAGGTGCCCCTGCGGGACAGATAGCCGAGTTCCAGGTCTATGGAACACCTGCACCGAACCCGGACCTGACGATTACAGGCATGTCATGGACTCCGGCTTCTCCCGTTGAAACGAATGAGATTACATTGAATGCCATCGTGAAGAATAGCGGCAGTGCCGCAGCAGCGGCCTCAACAGTTAATTTCTATCTGAACAACGAGCTGGCAGGCTCGGCCCCGGTAGCAGCTCTGGCAGCGGGTGCTTCGGCAACCGTGTCATTGAATGCCGGTACCCGAACAGCTGCCACCTACCCGCTCAGTGCGAAGGTAGATGAGACTAATCTGATCATTGAACAGAATGACAGCAACAACAGCTACAGCAGTCCTTCATCACTTGTTGTTGCTCCTGTATCAAGCTCCGACCTTGTAGGTACGACATCCTGGACACCGGGCAATCCGGTAGCAGGTAATAGCGTATCCTTTGCAGTCAATCTCAAGAATCAAGGAACAACTGCTTCCGCAGGAGGTGCTCATGGAATCACCGTAGTATTGAAGAACTCAGCTGGTTCCACCGTACAGACATTCAACGGCTCCTACAGCGGAGCGATTGCTGCAGGGGCTTCTGTGAATGTCTCCATCCCGGGAACATGGAGCGCAGTCAACGGCAATTATACCGTCACCACAACAATTGCTGCAGATGCGAATGAAGTAACGACCAAGCAGGTTAATAATGTAAATACCGTTAATCTAGTTGTATATGCCCTGCGCGGGGCCAGCGTCCCATACAGCCGGTATGATACACAGGATGCAACCCGTGGCGGATCTGCTACACTGAAATCCGCTCCAAACTTCGACCAGATGCTGATTGCTTCAGAAGCATCGGGCCAGAGTTACGTAGCCCTGCCTTCGAATGGCTCTTATGCCCAGTGGACCGTCCGTTCAGGTCAAGGCGGTGCCGGGGTCACAATGCGATTCACAATGCCGGATTCGGCAGACGGAATGGGTCTTACCGGAGCGCTGGATGTATACGTAAACGGCACCAAAGCCAAAACCATCCCGCTTACTTCCTATTACTCCTGGCAATATTTCTCCGGCGACCAGCCTGGTGATGCACCAGGTGCCGGACGCCCATTGTTCCGCTTCGATGAAGTACACTGGAAGATGGATACACCGCTCCAGCCCGGTGATACGATCCGTATTCAGAAGAATAACGGGGACAGTCTGGAATATGGTGTGGATTTCCTGGAAATCGAGCCTGTCCCGGCAGCGATTGCCCGCCCGGCCAACTCGGTATCGGTAACCGATTACGGTGCAGTTGCGGGTGACGGCCAGGATGATCTTGCAGCCTTCAACAGCGCGGTTACAGCAGCCGTGGCCGGCAACAAATCACTCTATATTCCAGCCGGAACCTTCAATCTCAGCAGCATGTGGGTGATTGGCTCCGTCAGCAATATGATCAATAACTTTACGGTTACAGGGGCTGGTTTCTGGCATACCAACCTGCAATTCACCAATCCTAGTGCTGCGGGCGGCGGGATCTCGCTCCGCATCCTGGGTAAACTGGATTTCAGCAATGTCTACATGAATTCCAATCTCAGATCACGTTATAACCAGAATGCCATCTACAAGGGAATGATGGATAATTTCGGCAACAATTCAGTCATTCATGATGTCTGGATTGAGCATTTTGAATGCGGCATGTGGGTAGGCGATTATGCACGGACTCCGGCAATCTTCGCTAACAATCTGCTAGTGGAGAACAGCCGTATCCGCAACAACCTGGCTGACGGCATCAACTACTCCCAGGGTACCAGCAACTCGACCGTCCGTAACACCAATGTGCGCAATAACGGAGACGATGGTCTGGCCGTATGGCCGAGCAACACTTTCGGTGCTCCGGATGGGGTGAATAATACCTTCTCGTACAATACAATCGAGAATAACTGGCGTGCCGGCGGGATTGCCTTCTTCGGAGGCAGCGGCCACAAAGCGGATCATAACTACATTATCGACACGGTAGGCGGTTCCGGCATCCGACTGAACACGACCTTCCCGGGTGCGCATTTCAACAACAACACGGGCATTCTTTTCTCGGATACCACGATTATTAACAGCGGCACCAGCCGTGACTTGTATGACGGGGAACGCGGCGCGATTGACCTCGAAGCTTCGAGTGACCCGATCAAGAACGTAACGTTCACTAACATCGATATCATCAACACCCAGCGTGATGCGATTCAGTTCGGATACGGGGGCGGATTCTCCAATATCGTATTCAACAACATCAATATTAACGGCACAGGACTCGATGGAGTAACCACCTCACGCTTCTCCGGCGCCCATAAGGGAGCTGCGATCTATACGTATACCGGCAACGGCTCGGCTACATTCAACAACCTGACAACCAGCAATATTGCTTATCCAAGCCTGTATTATATCCAGACCGGCTTTGGGCTGCTGATACAGTAG
- a CDS encoding peptide ABC transporter substrate-binding protein: protein MKRLLHVILAIGLMLSVTLTGGTGNSSAAQANTVLRIGLGSLPEVLDPAVIADDSSVTVVKGLFEGLFRLNAAGQAVPAIAKSWTLSNDGLIYTFTLRSNAKWSNGQQVLASDFEYAWKRALAPEAKHVYAFNMYMINNAQNYNEGILKDAAKIGVKALDTTTLQVTLKEKTSYFIQLLAESIYLPVYPKNAKANSQWASDIKSMVTNGPFKLKQWSYKEIVLGKNPDYYAAKEIKLSEVRLLLPKAGTANPTAAFVNKEVDWVGGGGQELLDSSSLDYRTSKLTYGAPYATNYYYQFNLNKAPFKNLKIRKALAMAVDREGLRYGTPAFGVVPPSIHGAKLNFRSEVSDKAYLKEDAAMAKVLLEEGLREEGLTTLPEFTIIMNDEGNHDSIAESVISDWKEKLGIQASLEVQSWPELMDNRANQNFSVARAGWGADFNDPASMLEPFTSWSPDNDTGWSDEGYDAYLKEARQTADPVIRMQIYTKAEKMLIDQMVILPLFYCVSGVLHNPSIQNVHVDYDGSIAFTRGFWM, encoded by the coding sequence ATGAAAAGGTTGCTTCATGTCATTTTGGCAATAGGTTTAATGTTGAGTGTAACGCTCACGGGAGGGACGGGCAATTCATCTGCTGCACAAGCTAATACTGTATTGCGTATTGGTCTGGGAAGTCTTCCAGAGGTACTTGACCCGGCAGTAATTGCAGATGACAGTTCAGTTACGGTTGTTAAGGGGTTGTTTGAAGGACTGTTCCGCCTGAATGCTGCCGGCCAGGCTGTTCCGGCAATCGCAAAATCATGGACCCTATCGAATGATGGCCTAATCTATACCTTCACCCTTCGTTCGAATGCGAAATGGAGCAATGGGCAGCAGGTGCTGGCCTCGGACTTCGAGTATGCCTGGAAGCGGGCGCTCGCTCCGGAAGCAAAGCATGTCTACGCTTTTAATATGTATATGATTAATAATGCGCAGAACTACAACGAGGGAATTCTCAAGGATGCTGCCAAAATCGGCGTAAAGGCGTTGGATACAACCACTCTTCAGGTCACATTAAAGGAGAAGACCTCCTATTTCATTCAGTTGCTTGCGGAGAGCATCTATCTGCCGGTGTACCCGAAGAACGCAAAAGCCAACAGCCAATGGGCATCAGATATTAAATCTATGGTAACGAATGGTCCCTTTAAGCTGAAGCAGTGGTCCTATAAAGAAATTGTTCTAGGCAAGAATCCGGATTATTATGCGGCCAAAGAAATCAAGCTGTCTGAGGTACGCTTGCTTCTGCCAAAAGCCGGAACAGCAAATCCGACGGCTGCTTTCGTCAATAAAGAGGTGGATTGGGTTGGAGGCGGAGGACAAGAGCTTCTGGATTCATCTTCTTTAGATTACAGAACCTCCAAGCTTACTTATGGAGCGCCCTATGCAACTAATTATTACTATCAATTCAATCTGAATAAGGCTCCATTCAAGAATCTGAAAATACGTAAGGCATTGGCTATGGCCGTTGACCGCGAAGGTCTGCGTTATGGTACTCCTGCATTTGGAGTTGTTCCCCCAAGCATTCATGGAGCGAAGCTGAATTTCAGGTCAGAGGTCTCCGACAAAGCCTACTTAAAAGAAGACGCTGCAATGGCGAAGGTGCTGCTGGAGGAAGGGCTGCGTGAAGAAGGATTGACCACTCTTCCAGAATTTACAATTATTATGAATGATGAGGGCAACCATGATTCCATCGCAGAATCTGTCATTTCGGATTGGAAAGAGAAGCTTGGCATTCAGGCAAGTCTTGAGGTGCAGAGCTGGCCGGAGCTGATGGATAACCGGGCGAATCAGAATTTCTCGGTGGCTAGAGCAGGTTGGGGAGCAGATTTCAATGATCCGGCATCTATGCTGGAGCCGTTCACCTCATGGAGTCCGGATAATGATACAGGCTGGAGCGATGAAGGGTATGACGCTTATCTAAAGGAAGCCCGGCAAACGGCAGATCCTGTTATACGCATGCAAATCTATACGAAAGCCGAAAAAATGCTTATCGACCAAATGGTAATTCTCCCGCTGTTTTATTGTGTTTCCGGTGTACTGCATAATCCTTCAATCCAAAATGTACACGTTGACTATGACGGGTCTATAGCGTTTACAAGAGGGTTTTGGATGTGA